The Deltaproteobacteria bacterium sequence AAGTGCGCGACAAGCTCCTGATCGGCGGACATCGGCGGACCCCCTTCGAAGTTTGAGTCGTCAACAAGCCCAAACGACGAAAGGACCGCCCCTGTCCGGCAGGCATCCGCTCAGATCGGCGAAGAACCGAAAAAATTTGTGTCCATTGTGTAAAATTTGCGTTAAGATGAGTTCATCGAACCACGTCGAGATTCCCGCCCTGGCGAGAAATCCCCAAGGATTACGCTAGGTTGCGCTGTATTTCCCGGCTTGGCTCGGGAGTTGCTTCGGGGCTCGCGGCCTTCGCGATGTGGAGCGAATGCCTTGGAATTCTTCCATCATGCAGAAGGGAGCAGATCATGCATGCATTTCTTCCGGGGAAACGGGGAGCGAAACGAACGCACCTCGGCCCCATCGCGTTGCTGGTGGCGACGGTCCTGTGCCTTTGCGCCGGGAGCGCGCTCGCGCAGGACACCACGACGACCACGCCCGAGGAGCAACAGGATCTCGACGGCGTGAACCTGGAGCTGTTTCGGCCCTCCATCTTCGGCGGCAATTTCGTCGCCATCGAAGACGCGCACACGCTGACGCGCTGGAGCCCCGGCATCGCCGTCGTGGGCGACTACGCCAACTCGGTCTGGTCGAAATACGACGAGGATGACGAGTTCGAGTACGACTTCATCTCCGAAATGTCGACCGCGCACCTGATGGCCGCGTTCGGCACGTTCTCCTGGCTCAGTCTCGGCGTCGACGTGCCCCTGCACTATTCGCGCAAGCGCACCTTCACTGACATCCGCACCGGCGAGGGACTCTCGCCCGAGCTCGAGACCTGGCGCGAGGTCGGCGACGTCCGGGTCGAGATGAAGATCGCGCCGCTTCGCGAGGACAAGCATTGGATCGGCGTCGCGCTCGCGCCCTACGTCATCATCCCGACCGACGTCGAGGAGCACCTGCTCGGCGAAAACCGGGTCACGGGCGGCGGCACGCTGGCCCTGGAGCACGACTTCGGCCCGATCGACATTGGCCTGAACGGCGGCTACCAGGCACGCGGACGTAACGAATTTTTCGGTACCGAAATCGGCGACGCGGTCAAATACGGCGCCGGTATCGGCAACAAGTACGACATGGGCCTGTTCTGGTCGATCGAAGGCTGGGGATCGGTCTTCGACATCGAAGACACGGATCTCGTTCGCAACGTGCCGGCCGAGTGGACGGCGCGCATCGGTTATCAGTTCGGCAAGCGCGGACCGAGCCTGTTCGCGGGCGGCGGCACGGGCGTTTCCTCCGGCATCGGCGCGCCGCAGTACCGCGTCATCGGCGGTCTCGCCTATTACTACGTGCGCGAAGACCTAGCGAAGGTGCTCGTGCGAGTGATCGACGAGAACGGCCAGGCCATCGAGGCCTCGCTCAACATCAATGGACCGTCGGGCTCCATGGCCCAGGTCGCGCAGGGCGGCGAGTACAAGCTGGCTGATGCGAAGCCGGGCTCTTACACCTTCAAGGCGACGGCCGAGGGATATCAGGAAGGCGCAAAGAGCCAGGCGATCACCAAGGCCGAGACGGTCGAGATCGTCATCCAACTCGCGCCGGTTCCCAAAGCCGACACCACGGCGTTTGTCTCCGTCGTGGACAAGTGCGCCAAAAAGCCGGTCGATGCGACGGTGAAGCTCTCCGACGGAACGACGATCACGGCCGGATCCAAGCAGAAGGTCCAGCCCGGCACGTACACCGTCGAGGTGAGCGCCGACGACTATCAGGTCAGCACCGAGAAGATCACGATCGCGGCGAACACCGACAACAAGATCGAGATCGCCATGGTCAAGAAAATCCAGGCCATGGGCTCGGTCTACTTCGCGGTCAACTCCGACAAGATCCTGCCCAAGTCGTTCCCGGTGCTCGACGACGTGGCCGACCAGATCCAGTCGCTGTGCGGCTTCGAAAAGATCATGATCGAAGGCCATACCGACGCCGACGGCAGCGACGAGAGAAATCTCGACCTGTCCCAGCGCCGCGCGGCCTCCGTGCGTGCGTACCTTTCGGGCAAGGGCATCGACGCGTCGAAGCTCGAGCCCATCGGCTACGGCGAATCCAAGCCGATCGCCGACAATACGTCGGCCGACGGAAAGGCGCAGAACCGCCGCGTCGAATTCGTCGTGAAGTGATCGAAATCGTCGGGCGCGGGGCTCGTTCCCGCGCCCTTCCCCAAAACGCAAACGGCCGGGTCACCCCCGGCCGTTTTCTTATTCCGAGCCCGTACGATGAATCAGGCGAAGACGCTCTTCCGGCAATCGGTGCACTGTTTGTACACCTGCTCGGGAATGTTCATCGACTCTTTGTAAACGCGGGCCAGCGACTCGGGCATGAACCAGTTGCCGCAGTTCTCGCACGCGATCATGTTCGTCTTCTTCTTCCAACGCACCAGCTCGCGCACGCCGCCGTTGTCGATGAAGCCGATGCACTTCGTCGGGCATGCCGCCTCGCACGCGCCGCAGGCGATGCATGCCTCGTTCTCTTCGTTGAAGGGAGTCGTCACGCGCCGCTCCACGCCCCGGCCCTCGAAGGCGATCGCGTTCGCGCCGACGATTTCGTCGCACACGCGCACGCACAGCCCGCACAGGATGCACGCGCTCTCGGCGAAGTAGCGCGAACGGTCGGACCCGCGCTCGAAACGCACGACATTGGCGTCCGCTTCGGGCATGAGGCGCGGATTCGGTTCGTCGAGACCGAACTCGGCGGCGAGTTCGCGCACGGCGGGCTCGTTCGGCGACCTGGCGAGCATGAACTCCAGAATCCAGCGTCGCGCGTTGCGAACCTTGTCGCTTTTCGTCGAGACGGTGATCGGCGAGCGGACGGTGTAAACGCACGAAGGCACGAGGCGTTTCTTTCGGCCCTCGTCCACCTCGACCATGCACACGCGGCACACGCCGTAGGCCTTGACGTTTTCGTTATGACACATCGTCGGAATGCGGATGCCCAATTTGGCCGCCGCCGCCAGCAGCGATGTGTCGTACGGGACCTCGACCTTGAGGCCGTCGATGGCGATGGGAATCATTTGACTCATGACGGCGTCCTCTATCCGTGAACGATGGCGTCGAATTTACAGACCGTCTCGCACGCGCCGCATTTGATGCAGTTTTCCTTGAGGATTTGGTGCGGGACCTTTTTGGACCCGAGGATCGACTCGGTCGGGCACGACCGCAGGCACAGCGTGCAACCCGTGCACTTTTCCTCGATCACGCGGTAGCTGACGAGCTCCTTGCACACGCCGGCCGGACAGCGCCGTTCGACGATGTGCGCCTCGTATTCCTCGCGGAAGTAACGGATCGTCGAGAGCAGCGGGATCGGCGCCGATTGCCCGAGGCCGCAGATCGACGTGCTCATGATCGCCTCGGACATGCTCTCGAGCAGCTCGATGTCGCCCTCGCGGCCCTTGCCGTCGGCGATGTCGGACAAAATCCGATGCAGGTGGCGGATTCCTTCGCGGCACGGCGTGCATTTGCCGCACGACTCTTCCATCAGGAATTTCGTGAAGTAGCGGGCGATATCGACCATGCAGTTGTCGTCGTCCATGACGATCATACCGCCCGATCCCATGATCGAGCCGACATCCCATAGGCGGTCGAAATCCACCTGAAGATCGAGGTGCGCGGCCGGGATGCATCCGCCCGACGGACCACCGGTCTGCACCGCCTTGAAATGCTTGCCCTCGGGCACGCCGCCGCCCACGTCTTCGACGATCTCTCGCAGCGTGATGCCCATCGGCACTTCGACCAAGCCCGTATTCTGAACCTTGCCCACGAGACTGAAGATCTTGGTGCCCTTGCTGCCTTCGGTGCCGATCTTCGCGTACTCGGAAGCACCGTTCGTCACGATCCACGGCACATTGCCGTAAGTCTCGACGTTGTTCAGGTTGGTCGGCAGATTCCACAGACCATGCTCGACCGTGTGCACGTACTTGGCGCGCGGCTCGCCGGGTTTGCCTTCGATCGACGCCATGAGCGCCGTCGATTCGCCGCACACGAACGCGCCGCCGCCGCGGCTGATGTCGATATCGAAGTCGTGGCCGGAGCCCAGGATGTTTTTCCCGAGCAGTCCCGCCTTGCGCGCCTGGTCGATCGCGACGATCAGGTTGTGCACCGCGACGGGATACTCGTGACGCACGTACACGAATCCCCGATCGGACCCGACCGCGTGCGCCGCGATGAGCATGCCCTCGATGATGAGATGGGGATTGCCCTCGAGCAGCGCCCGGTCCATGTACGCGCCGGGATCGCCCTCGTCGGCGTTGCACACGACGTACTTGGGATAGCCCTTGGCTTTGCGGCAGCTCTCCCATTTGCGTCCCGTCGCAAATCCGCCGCCGCCGCGCCCTCGCAGACCCGACGCCTTGATCTCGTCGATGACCGCCTCGGGCGTCATCGTGTACGCCTTCGCCAGCGCCTCGTAGCCGCCGCCCGCGACATACGTTTCGATCCGCAGCGGGTCGACCCACCGGCTCGCGCCGCTGATCATCGTGTTCTGTTTCGCGTAGAACGGAAGCAGGTCCTCGGTTTGAACGTGCACGCCGTCGCCGTTCTTCCAGGTGCGCTCTTCGATCACGCGGCCTTCGGCCGCGGCCTCGACGATGGCGTCCACGTCCTTCGCCTGAAGCTTCGGATACAGCGTCATTCCCGGGGCGACGAGGATGAGCGGCTCGATCTGGCAGAATCCGTGGCAACCCGTCGCACGGACTTCGACCCGGTCGGCCAGTCCACGCCGTTCGATCGCCTGTTCGGCGGCCTCGATGATGTCCACCGAATGCGACGCCTGGGCACAGGTGCTGTTGGAGATCACGAGCGTGATCTTGCCCGGCGGATAGATGCCGCCCAGCGACGTCCGCCACGCGGCGAGGTCGGTCGGCTTTTGAACAGAGGGCATATCGAATCTCCGATTATTTGAACCGGTTACGGTCGCGGTCAGTTCGCGTCGCTCTCGTCGTCTTCGTCATCTTCGGATTCCGGCGAAGCCGCCGCGCCCTTCTTTTTTGGCTTCAGGACGAGTTTTTTCGCCTTGGCCGCGGAGGTCTGCGCGAAAACCTCGTCGTTGATGACCACGACCGGCGCGAGCGAACACGCCCCGAGGCAATTCACGGTATCGAGGGTGTACTCGCCGTCGGCCGTCGTCTGCCCCGGCTTGATGCCGAGATTCGCCGCCAGCGAATCGAGCACCATGCTCGATCCACGCACGTGGCACGCCGTTCCCATGCAGACGCACACGTGTCGCCGACCGATGGGGTTGAGCGAAAACGCGTTGTAAAAGGTCGCCACGTTGTAAGCCTTGGCGAGCGGCACGCGCAGCTTCTTCGAGACGTACACGAGCGCGTCCTTGGGCAGGTAACGGTACTTTTCCTGCACGTCCTGAAGCACCTGAATGAGCGCCGAGGGTTCCGTGCCCCAGTGCTCGATGAACTCATCCACCACGGCGGGATCGAACACCTCGCTCATCGGCGACCTCCGCTCACATTGGCGCATTTCGCGCGCAGACGCATGTATCGCTCGCGCACCTCGGATTGAATGGTCGCGAGAATCTCGTCCTCGTTTTTCAGATGGCGGAACCGACCCTGCGACTCCATGTAGGGCCGTTTCTCGAAACAGTCCGCGTATTCGCGGATGTCGCGCAGCTCGTCGATGTCCACGTTCAGCCGGTACTCGTGATTCTCGTATTCGTAGAGCGGGAAGATCCCGGTCTCCACCGCCATACGGGCGAGGCGGATCGTCAGCTCGCTCCCGCATCGCCAACCCGTGGGGCACGGCGCGAAAACATGCAGCACCGCGGGGCCCTTAACCTCCGCGCCCTTTTTCACCTTCGCCATCAGGTCGGACGGGTGCGAAACC is a genomic window containing:
- a CDS encoding OmpA family protein, producing the protein MHAFLPGKRGAKRTHLGPIALLVATVLCLCAGSALAQDTTTTTPEEQQDLDGVNLELFRPSIFGGNFVAIEDAHTLTRWSPGIAVVGDYANSVWSKYDEDDEFEYDFISEMSTAHLMAAFGTFSWLSLGVDVPLHYSRKRTFTDIRTGEGLSPELETWREVGDVRVEMKIAPLREDKHWIGVALAPYVIIPTDVEEHLLGENRVTGGGTLALEHDFGPIDIGLNGGYQARGRNEFFGTEIGDAVKYGAGIGNKYDMGLFWSIEGWGSVFDIEDTDLVRNVPAEWTARIGYQFGKRGPSLFAGGGTGVSSGIGAPQYRVIGGLAYYYVREDLAKVLVRVIDENGQAIEASLNINGPSGSMAQVAQGGEYKLADAKPGSYTFKATAEGYQEGAKSQAITKAETVEIVIQLAPVPKADTTAFVSVVDKCAKKPVDATVKLSDGTTITAGSKQKVQPGTYTVEVSADDYQVSTEKITIAANTDNKIEIAMVKKIQAMGSVYFAVNSDKILPKSFPVLDDVADQIQSLCGFEKIMIEGHTDADGSDERNLDLSQRRAASVRAYLSGKGIDASKLEPIGYGESKPIADNTSADGKAQNRRVEFVVK
- a CDS encoding (2Fe-2S)-binding protein, with amino-acid sequence MSQMIPIAIDGLKVEVPYDTSLLAAAAKLGIRIPTMCHNENVKAYGVCRVCMVEVDEGRKKRLVPSCVYTVRSPITVSTKSDKVRNARRWILEFMLARSPNEPAVRELAAEFGLDEPNPRLMPEADANVVRFERGSDRSRYFAESACILCGLCVRVCDEIVGANAIAFEGRGVERRVTTPFNEENEACIACGACEAACPTKCIGFIDNGGVRELVRWKKKTNMIACENCGNWFMPESLARVYKESMNIPEQVYKQCTDCRKSVFA
- a CDS encoding 4Fe-4S binding protein; translated protein: MPSVQKPTDLAAWRTSLGGIYPPGKITLVISNSTCAQASHSVDIIEAAEQAIERRGLADRVEVRATGCHGFCQIEPLILVAPGMTLYPKLQAKDVDAIVEAAAEGRVIEERTWKNGDGVHVQTEDLLPFYAKQNTMISGASRWVDPLRIETYVAGGGYEALAKAYTMTPEAVIDEIKASGLRGRGGGGFATGRKWESCRKAKGYPKYVVCNADEGDPGAYMDRALLEGNPHLIIEGMLIAAHAVGSDRGFVYVRHEYPVAVHNLIVAIDQARKAGLLGKNILGSGHDFDIDISRGGGAFVCGESTALMASIEGKPGEPRAKYVHTVEHGLWNLPTNLNNVETYGNVPWIVTNGASEYAKIGTEGSKGTKIFSLVGKVQNTGLVEVPMGITLREIVEDVGGGVPEGKHFKAVQTGGPSGGCIPAAHLDLQVDFDRLWDVGSIMGSGGMIVMDDDNCMVDIARYFTKFLMEESCGKCTPCREGIRHLHRILSDIADGKGREGDIELLESMSEAIMSTSICGLGQSAPIPLLSTIRYFREEYEAHIVERRCPAGVCKELVSYRVIEEKCTGCTLCLRSCPTESILGSKKVPHQILKENCIKCGACETVCKFDAIVHG
- a CDS encoding NAD(P)H-dependent oxidoreductase subunit E, coding for MRQCERRSPMSEVFDPAVVDEFIEHWGTEPSALIQVLQDVQEKYRYLPKDALVYVSKKLRVPLAKAYNVATFYNAFSLNPIGRRHVCVCMGTACHVRGSSMVLDSLAANLGIKPGQTTADGEYTLDTVNCLGACSLAPVVVINDEVFAQTSAAKAKKLVLKPKKKGAAASPESEDDEDDESDAN